A stretch of Campylobacter showae DNA encodes these proteins:
- the fliN gene encoding flagellar motor switch protein FliN: MLQERGGLFKSYDELMDIGVDFISELGTTTISVKQLLKLEVGSVIDLEKPAGESVELFINNRIFGKGEVMVYEKNLAIRINEILDSKSVIQYFKREQL, translated from the coding sequence ATGTTGCAAGAGCGCGGCGGGCTTTTTAAAAGCTACGACGAGCTGATGGATATCGGCGTGGATTTTATCTCAGAGCTCGGCACTACGACGATTAGCGTAAAGCAGCTCTTAAAGCTCGAAGTTGGTTCGGTTATCGATCTAGAAAAGCCTGCCGGCGAGAGCGTGGAGCTTTTTATAAACAACCGAATTTTCGGCAAGGGCGAAGTAATGGTCTACGAAAAAAACCTCGCCATCAGGATAAATGAAATCCTAGACTCAAAATCCGTCATCCAGTACTTTAAACGAGAGCAATTATGA
- a CDS encoding chemotaxis protein CheX — MDVAELGIKHLCEDTLGYKVESAKSAEGEFYGSSLPIFKGKEEFHFYLYFKKDTLNRFASVLLGVDKLAEDELSDICKEVANLTIGYAKNLLNEREANAYKLGTPEYLGRTSFHVKLDDKRVYKIKNRTFQVGYKKA; from the coding sequence ATGGACGTTGCGGAGCTTGGGATCAAGCATCTGTGCGAGGATACCCTGGGCTACAAGGTAGAGAGCGCAAAGAGCGCGGAGGGGGAATTTTACGGATCGAGTTTGCCGATTTTTAAGGGCAAAGAGGAGTTTCACTTTTATCTTTACTTTAAAAAAGATACGCTAAACCGCTTTGCTAGCGTGCTTCTTGGCGTCGATAAACTAGCCGAAGACGAGCTAAGCGACATCTGCAAAGAGGTGGCAAATCTCACGATCGGCTACGCTAAAAATCTACTCAACGAACGCGAAGCAAACGCTTATAAACTAGGCACTCCCGAGTATCTAGGTAGGACGAGCTTTCACGTCAAACTAGACGACAAGCGCGTCTATAAAATCAAAAATAGAACATTTCAAGTAGGATATAAAAAAGCATGA
- the trpA gene encoding tryptophan synthase subunit alpha — MAKVKDAFAGKKANIGYVVAGYPSVEATKEFLLNLDGSCLDLLELGIPYSDPLADGKLIAQASFETAAKGVNTGTVFTMLEECKGKINKPVVFLVYFNIVFAYGVERFIARSKEVGIAGFIIPDLPFEESEEVAGLCAKFDLDLIPLISVTSQNRADKILKFGSGFVYALGAIGVSGSQRASEERLKALVEGLKKRSDLPVAVGFGVKNKNDADEVKTYADGAIIGTEIVKLTAKFEGEELIKQINKLF; from the coding sequence ATGGCTAAGGTAAAAGACGCGTTCGCGGGCAAAAAAGCAAACATCGGCTACGTCGTGGCGGGATATCCTAGCGTCGAAGCGACTAAGGAGTTTTTATTAAATTTAGACGGCAGCTGCCTGGATCTACTTGAGCTTGGCATCCCCTACTCCGATCCGCTCGCAGACGGCAAACTCATCGCGCAAGCTAGCTTTGAAACCGCCGCAAAGGGCGTAAATACAGGCACGGTATTTACCATGCTAGAAGAGTGCAAAGGCAAGATAAATAAACCGGTCGTATTTCTCGTGTATTTTAACATCGTGTTTGCCTACGGCGTAGAGAGGTTTATCGCTCGCTCAAAAGAGGTCGGTATAGCAGGATTTATCATCCCCGATCTGCCGTTTGAGGAGAGCGAGGAGGTAGCGGGACTGTGCGCTAAATTTGACCTTGATCTCATCCCGTTAATCAGCGTCACTTCGCAAAACCGCGCGGATAAAATTTTAAAATTCGGCTCAGGATTTGTCTATGCTCTGGGCGCTATTGGCGTGAGCGGGTCGCAGCGAGCTAGCGAGGAGAGGCTAAAGGCGCTAGTAGAGGGTCTAAAAAAAAGAAGCGATCTGCCTGTTGCGGTGGGCTTTGGCGTGAAAAATAAAAACGATGCCGACGAGGTAAAAACCTACGCCGACGGCGCGATAATCGGCACCGAGATAGTAAAGCTCACGGCCAAATTTGAGGGCGAAGAGCTGATAAAGCAAATCAATAAACTTTTTTAA
- the trpB gene encoding tryptophan synthase subunit beta, translated as MNTKAYFGKFGGQFVPETVMFALDELEAAYENIAKTAEFKAELDDLLKNYVGRPSPLYHAKRLSEHYGHEIYLKREDLNHTGAHKINNALAQALLAKKMGKKKVLAETGAGQHGVATATAAALLGLECDVYMGATDVERQQLNAFRMQLLGARVVSVEDGLKTLKEATTAAIQAWVNEIESAFYVIGSAVGPHPYPRIVRDFQSIIGRETKAQLKEYGVHPDYVIACVGGGSNAIGIFSAFLGDADVNLIGVEAAGLGADTPYHAATLTKGRTGIIHGMKTIVLQDEYGMIEPVHSISAGLDYPGVGPEHAHLHESKRAAYYGVTDDECINALYLTSRLEGIIPAIESSHALAYLEKLCPNLTKKSVIVVNVSGRGDKDINTVMSYEKGKIYG; from the coding sequence ATGAACACCAAAGCATATTTCGGCAAATTCGGCGGGCAGTTCGTGCCCGAAACCGTGATGTTCGCTCTAGACGAACTTGAGGCTGCGTACGAGAATATCGCAAAAACGGCTGAATTTAAAGCCGAACTAGACGACCTACTAAAAAACTACGTCGGACGCCCGAGTCCGCTATATCACGCAAAACGCCTAAGCGAGCACTACGGGCATGAAATTTACCTCAAGCGCGAGGATCTAAACCACACGGGCGCGCACAAGATAAATAACGCCCTAGCTCAGGCATTGCTTGCCAAAAAAATGGGCAAAAAGAAGGTCTTAGCCGAAACGGGAGCCGGTCAGCACGGCGTGGCGACTGCGACGGCGGCGGCACTGCTCGGTCTTGAGTGCGACGTATATATGGGTGCTACCGACGTCGAGCGTCAGCAGCTAAACGCATTTCGCATGCAGCTTTTAGGCGCCAGAGTCGTGAGCGTAGAAGATGGCCTAAAAACGCTAAAAGAGGCCACTACCGCAGCGATCCAAGCGTGGGTAAACGAGATAGAAAGCGCATTTTACGTCATCGGCTCGGCGGTCGGCCCGCACCCGTATCCTAGGATCGTGCGCGACTTTCAGAGTATCATCGGCCGCGAGACCAAGGCGCAACTAAAAGAATACGGCGTACATCCCGACTACGTCATCGCCTGCGTCGGCGGCGGTAGCAACGCCATCGGCATCTTTAGCGCGTTTTTGGGCGACGCGGACGTAAATTTGATCGGAGTCGAGGCTGCGGGCCTAGGCGCGGATACTCCGTATCACGCCGCAACTCTAACCAAGGGCCGCACAGGCATCATTCACGGCATGAAAACGATCGTGCTTCAAGACGAATACGGCATGATCGAGCCGGTACATAGTATCTCGGCGGGGCTTGATTATCCGGGCGTGGGCCCCGAGCACGCGCACCTCCACGAGAGCAAGCGAGCCGCCTACTACGGCGTCACAGACGACGAGTGCATAAACGCGCTATATCTAACCAGCCGCCTAGAGGGCATCATACCTGCGATCGAGAGCTCGCACGCGTTAGCGTATCTAGAAAAGCTATGTCCAAATTTGACGAAAAAAAGCGTCATCGTCGTAAATGTCTCGGGACGCGGCGACAAGGACATAAACACCGTGATGAGCTACGAGAAAGGAAAAATTTATGGCTAA
- a CDS encoding phosphoribosylanthranilate isomerase, with product MTLVKICGIKTPAEARDVASLDVDFLGAIFAKSKRQVGAQTAREIADIAHKAGKKCVGVFAGQSDCEIMEICEFAALDVAQIHGEVSSNLYANLKAMRLGVWRVYSVLDALPAVDTALCDMPLFDCKGENAGGNGISFDWEILRGVKFDFGMAGGIGEHNAREAVKFNPRVLDLNSKVEDENGIKSAEKIKKILELIKA from the coding sequence GTGACGCTGGTTAAAATTTGCGGTATCAAAACGCCTGCGGAGGCGCGCGACGTGGCGAGCCTGGACGTCGATTTTTTAGGTGCGATATTTGCCAAAAGCAAACGCCAAGTAGGCGCTCAGACGGCGCGAGAGATAGCGGATATAGCGCACAAGGCGGGTAAAAAATGCGTCGGAGTTTTTGCCGGGCAAAGCGACTGCGAGATAATGGAAATTTGCGAATTTGCCGCGCTTGACGTCGCGCAGATCCACGGCGAGGTTAGCTCAAATTTGTACGCAAATTTAAAGGCGATGAGGCTAGGGGTTTGGCGCGTTTATAGCGTGCTAGATGCGCTACCCGCCGTCGATACCGCGCTTTGCGATATGCCGCTTTTTGATTGCAAAGGCGAAAATGCAGGCGGTAACGGTATTAGCTTTGATTGGGAGATTTTGCGGGGGGTCAAATTTGACTTTGGCATGGCAGGCGGCATCGGCGAGCATAACGCGCGCGAAGCGGTCAAATTTAACCCGCGAGTACTCGATCTAAACTCAAAAGTCGAGGATGAAAACGGTATAAAATCGGCCGAAAAAATAAAGAAAATTTTAGAGCTAATAAAGGCGTAA
- the trpD gene encoding anthranilate phosphoribosyltransferase, whose amino-acid sequence MILLIDNYDSFVFNVEQYLRELTSEEVRCVRNDKITLDEIRRLNPSKIVLSPGPKHPQDSGICLEILRSDIAAPILGICLGHQAIGLVHGAKIKRLEKPYHGKTSLIKVSRKEPLFTGLPDEFEVMRYHSLYVDELPSNLQASALSEDGVVMALSVKDRPIFGIQFHPESYFTQYGKKIIENFINYEATPATDVAKEPKIRPLKPFLIKLQENERLDDRDFEQICEIIASKEYEITQLAALLVLISEKSLYPQSLASLAKNILKYSQTYRDPSPMIDLCGTGGDGFKTINISTTVAFILASLGVKVAKHGNKAVSSKSGSSDVLEILGVHSSNSLLGQRELLNDKNLAFFHAPFFHPLVGEVREVRQRLGIRTVFNVLGPLLNPNLALKNQLVGVYHKPVLRLYAETLQLLGRERALVVRGEDGLDEISLCDETRVVELRGGQISEYSITPEQFGFKRAFHSEIEGGTPEQNAEILKQILKGEISGPKFDIVVLNAMFALYAAGVADSPAQAKEVILDAIKSGKVYRYFEDYVRGKA is encoded by the coding sequence TTGATTTTATTGATCGACAATTACGACAGTTTCGTATTCAACGTAGAACAATACCTACGCGAACTAACTTCCGAAGAAGTGCGCTGCGTGCGCAACGACAAGATCACGCTAGATGAGATCCGCAGGCTAAATCCGAGCAAAATCGTGCTAAGCCCGGGGCCAAAACACCCGCAAGATAGCGGCATTTGTTTAGAGATTTTGCGAAGCGACATCGCCGCGCCGATCCTTGGTATCTGCCTCGGACATCAGGCGATCGGCCTGGTGCACGGCGCAAAGATCAAACGCCTAGAAAAGCCCTATCACGGCAAAACCTCGCTAATAAAAGTTAGCCGCAAAGAGCCGCTATTTACGGGACTGCCGGACGAATTTGAGGTCATGCGCTACCACTCGCTTTACGTGGACGAGCTACCGTCAAATTTGCAGGCCTCAGCCCTGAGCGAGGACGGCGTAGTGATGGCGCTTAGCGTGAAAGATAGGCCGATTTTTGGTATCCAGTTTCATCCCGAGAGCTACTTCACGCAGTACGGCAAAAAAATCATCGAAAATTTCATCAACTACGAAGCCACGCCTGCGACAGACGTCGCCAAAGAGCCCAAAATCCGCCCGCTAAAGCCGTTTCTAATCAAGCTACAAGAAAACGAGCGCCTGGACGACCGCGACTTTGAGCAAATTTGCGAAATCATCGCGAGCAAAGAGTACGAGATCACGCAGCTAGCGGCACTTTTGGTGCTGATCAGCGAAAAAAGCCTCTATCCGCAAAGCCTAGCAAGCCTCGCCAAAAACATCCTAAAATACTCGCAGACCTACCGCGATCCTTCGCCGATGATCGATCTTTGCGGCACTGGCGGCGACGGCTTTAAGACGATAAATATATCAACGACCGTCGCGTTTATCTTAGCGAGCCTTGGCGTCAAGGTCGCAAAGCACGGAAACAAAGCCGTTTCTAGCAAATCAGGCAGCTCGGACGTGCTGGAAATTTTGGGCGTTCATAGCTCAAATTCGCTCCTAGGGCAGCGCGAGCTACTAAACGATAAAAATCTAGCCTTTTTCCACGCGCCGTTTTTCCATCCGCTAGTGGGCGAGGTGCGCGAGGTGCGCCAGCGCCTGGGTATCCGCACGGTTTTTAACGTACTTGGCCCGCTGCTAAATCCAAATTTGGCGCTCAAAAATCAGCTCGTGGGCGTCTATCATAAGCCCGTTTTGCGCCTCTACGCCGAGACGCTGCAGCTGCTGGGACGCGAGCGCGCGCTGGTGGTTCGCGGCGAGGACGGACTAGACGAGATCAGTCTATGCGATGAGACGCGCGTCGTGGAGCTACGCGGCGGCCAGATCAGCGAGTACAGCATCACGCCCGAACAGTTTGGCTTCAAACGGGCGTTTCACAGCGAGATCGAGGGCGGCACGCCGGAGCAAAACGCTGAAATTTTAAAGCAAATTTTAAAAGGTGAGATTAGCGGACCGAAATTTGACATAGTTGTGCTAAACGCGATGTTTGCGCTATACGCCGCTGGCGTCGCTGATAGCCCAGCGCAGGCAAAAGAGGTCATCCTGGACGCGATAAAAAGCGGTAAAGTTTATCGCTATTTTGAGGACTACGTGCGGGGCAAAGCGTGA
- a CDS encoding anthranilate synthase component I family protein, with protein sequence MLLLSPVFYYEKIRERFANSYLAEDTTQTIIGIDCEYISSEQTDFAGLKSYFKAQKFDAPFAGLFGVLGYGGIKYFEKIPEFNASQYDFPDFFYANARAYLHFDKNSKIYSFYGNRERYYDFLVKFSADDEAAAQKQRTKRQSKYQILTDLDGEKAHFLSIAKRAKEYLKSGDVFQVVLSEQLKLASDMDSLDFYRALSEANPSPYMFHFPTPYGDVAGSSPELVCEIKEGKIYVAPIAGTRGRGKDAIEDAALERELLSDEKELAEHKMLIDLARNDIGRVSKPKSVAVKNAMRIVRYESVMHIVSDVYGAKADDLDAFDAVGSIFPAGTLSGTPKIRAMEIIAELEPYRRNAYGGGIGFFHFNGDAQMAILIRSAIFARKFGGKFDASGHDPHLDGANESNLKGGELSVNFAEIFVQAGAGIVIDSVPEYEYKEICKKRASVLNVFAKNAMEI encoded by the coding sequence ATGCTACTTTTGAGCCCAGTTTTTTATTACGAAAAGATCCGCGAGAGATTTGCTAACTCCTACCTCGCCGAGGACACGACGCAGACCATCATCGGTATCGACTGCGAGTATATCAGCAGCGAGCAAACCGATTTTGCGGGGCTTAAGAGCTATTTTAAAGCTCAAAAATTTGACGCACCTTTTGCGGGACTGTTTGGAGTGCTAGGCTACGGCGGGATAAAATATTTTGAAAAAATTCCTGAATTTAACGCGTCGCAGTACGATTTCCCCGACTTTTTCTACGCTAACGCCCGCGCTTACCTACACTTTGATAAAAATAGCAAAATTTACAGCTTTTACGGCAACCGCGAGCGGTATTACGATTTTCTCGTTAAATTTAGCGCAGACGACGAAGCGGCCGCCCAGAAACAGCGCACAAAAAGGCAGAGCAAATATCAAATTTTAACCGATCTTGATGGCGAAAAAGCGCATTTTCTGAGTATCGCAAAGCGCGCAAAAGAGTACCTAAAAAGCGGCGACGTCTTTCAAGTCGTGCTAAGCGAACAGCTAAAACTGGCCTCGGATATGGATAGCCTAGACTTCTACCGAGCGCTGAGCGAGGCAAATCCGAGCCCATATATGTTTCACTTTCCGACCCCTTACGGCGACGTCGCGGGCTCTAGCCCCGAGCTAGTCTGCGAGATCAAAGAGGGCAAGATCTACGTCGCGCCCATAGCCGGCACGCGCGGACGCGGTAAGGACGCGATAGAGGACGCCGCGCTCGAGCGCGAGCTGCTAAGCGACGAAAAGGAGCTAGCCGAGCACAAAATGCTCATCGACCTCGCCCGCAACGACATCGGCCGCGTCAGCAAGCCAAAAAGCGTCGCGGTCAAAAACGCCATGCGTATCGTGCGCTACGAGAGCGTGATGCATATCGTAAGCGACGTCTACGGCGCGAAGGCGGACGATCTGGACGCATTTGACGCGGTCGGTAGCATCTTCCCCGCAGGTACGCTCAGCGGTACGCCCAAAATCCGCGCCATGGAGATCATCGCCGAGCTTGAGCCCTATAGGCGCAACGCATACGGCGGCGGCATCGGATTTTTCCACTTTAACGGCGACGCGCAAATGGCGATTTTGATTAGAAGCGCGATATTTGCGCGTAAATTTGGCGGCAAATTTGACGCTAGCGGGCATGACCCGCACCTTGACGGCGCAAACGAGTCAAATTTAAAAGGCGGGGAGCTCAGTGTAAATTTCGCCGAAATTTTCGTGCAGGCCGGAGCGGGTATCGTGATAGATAGCGTGCCGGAATACGAATATAAAGAGATTTGCAAAAAACGCGCCTCGGTGCTAAATGTATTTGCGAAAAATGCAATGGAAATTTGA
- a CDS encoding DUF302 domain-containing protein: MKRLFLMIFAGLNLAFAGVTADQSELEIEAAVKRFQRLLDMKDVSEFAVVPHHVFAAQTGVNLTPSVTVIFGAPGVLAPLIECEPSLALELPFKFLFQKIEGKTVVSFEGIKSVAARYGASDCPALDAAQRLERELFDAAVK, encoded by the coding sequence TTGAAAAGATTGTTTTTGATGATTTTTGCGGGGTTAAATTTGGCCTTCGCAGGCGTCACGGCAGACCAAAGCGAGTTAGAGATAGAAGCCGCGGTTAAGAGATTTCAAAGACTGCTTGACATGAAAGACGTTAGCGAATTTGCCGTAGTGCCTCATCACGTTTTCGCCGCGCAAACGGGAGTAAATTTGACGCCGTCGGTCACGGTAATCTTCGGCGCTCCCGGCGTACTTGCGCCTTTAATAGAATGCGAACCTAGCCTAGCGCTAGAGCTTCCGTTTAAGTTTTTATTTCAAAAAATAGAGGGCAAAACGGTCGTGAGCTTTGAGGGTATAAAAAGCGTCGCTGCCAGATACGGCGCCTCGGACTGCCCAGCCCTAGACGCGGCGCAAAGGCTAGAGCGCGAGCTTTTTGACGCCGCCGTCAAATGA
- a CDS encoding sulfite exporter TauE/SafE family protein, with translation MEILSVASIGYVCLGLFVGFLSGFLGIGGGAAAVPILVFLGFDVKYAIGVSVLQMMFSSVYGSLLNLKNKTLDLKPALVLGSGGFCGASASGFIVASVPSKFLLLTLICIQIFNVIKLFFKNPEPKGAHNPSLVPLFFVGLFVGAVAISVGIGGSVIIMPVLINFLNYDIKKAISTGLFFVIFSSISGFISLTLQGLVQYEVGVLVGIGSLISVRFGVALAQKIDRAIQKRCLLALICTTLIIMINKLFA, from the coding sequence ATGGAAATTTTATCGGTTGCGTCGATCGGTTACGTTTGTTTGGGGCTATTTGTCGGCTTTTTGTCCGGATTTTTGGGCATCGGCGGCGGCGCGGCGGCCGTACCGATACTCGTATTTTTGGGCTTTGACGTCAAATACGCAATCGGCGTAAGCGTCCTTCAGATGATGTTTAGTTCGGTCTACGGCTCGCTTCTAAATCTCAAAAATAAGACCCTTGATCTAAAGCCCGCTTTGGTTCTGGGCAGCGGCGGCTTTTGCGGGGCGAGCGCGAGCGGCTTTATCGTGGCGAGCGTTCCGTCGAAATTTTTGCTTCTCACGCTTATTTGCATTCAAATTTTTAACGTTATTAAGCTATTTTTTAAAAATCCGGAGCCCAAAGGCGCGCACAATCCCTCTCTCGTGCCGCTTTTTTTCGTCGGACTTTTTGTCGGCGCGGTAGCGATCAGCGTGGGTATCGGAGGCTCTGTTATCATCATGCCGGTTTTGATAAATTTCTTAAACTACGACATAAAAAAGGCGATCAGCACGGGGCTATTTTTCGTGATATTTTCGTCGATTTCGGGCTTTATTAGTCTAACTTTGCAAGGGCTCGTGCAGTACGAGGTTGGCGTTTTGGTCGGTATCGGCTCGCTTATAAGCGTGAGATTTGGCGTGGCTTTAGCGCAAAAGATCGACCGTGCTATCCAAAAAAGATGCCTGCTTGCGCTTATTTGCACGACGCTAATTATAATGATAAATAAGCTTTTTGCTTAA
- a CDS encoding class I SAM-dependent methyltransferase has protein sequence MNDIQKSYDELPYISAAFPETSPARLEALASFLSLTPPPSKTAKVLEIGCSYGGNLFPFAIANPQAKVLGIDLSEVQINKAKELAAQMRVDNIEFKAKDICDFTDADVRDYGKFDYIICHGVYSWVPDMVKDAILKTIKRFLSPNGVAYVSYNVYPGWKIKDTIRDFLVFGTKDVKGEAAKVAKARELLKVLGEYAKFCQKDGNVSQIFLNYESLKFHIDYILSASNSYIAHEYLEVFNDPIYFKDFAADLDKNGLAYLAEVGLEDVFQSNLGIDEFDAYIDTNFSSRIEKEQMLDFLTNRVFRRSMITHKDLVSDDFNINIGTDELCKLHISAGFEKTKDGYVNINGAPMKPQYDWLYQVFTDVYPASVNFADVAALLKDDENAVKSAYFGFMEILAANCAKLTTYERPKIAYEVGKSRLKERARGYFEYFSAADEPVIKIADELNVLANFSQFDAFIALKFNGENSLENIVKQTAKFAQERKLEFAVKNGTIKTASKNEYQKAAENYVKDLELKLSDGGFLENF, from the coding sequence ATGAACGACATCCAAAAATCCTACGACGAGCTTCCATATATCTCGGCCGCTTTCCCCGAAACTTCGCCTGCACGACTTGAGGCTTTGGCTTCGTTTTTATCGCTAACTCCGCCGCCGTCCAAAACGGCTAAAGTGCTAGAAATCGGTTGCAGCTACGGCGGAAATTTATTTCCTTTTGCTATCGCAAATCCGCAGGCAAAGGTGCTAGGCATAGACCTAAGCGAAGTGCAGATAAATAAAGCCAAAGAGCTAGCCGCACAAATGCGCGTGGATAATATCGAATTTAAAGCAAAAGATATCTGCGATTTTACGGATGCGGACGTGAGAGATTACGGCAAATTTGACTACATCATCTGCCACGGCGTTTATAGTTGGGTGCCCGATATGGTAAAGGACGCGATCCTAAAAACCATCAAGCGATTTTTGAGCCCAAACGGCGTGGCCTACGTGAGCTACAACGTCTATCCGGGCTGGAAGATCAAGGATACGATCAGAGATTTTTTAGTCTTTGGCACCAAAGACGTAAAAGGAGAGGCCGCAAAAGTAGCCAAAGCAAGGGAGCTTTTAAAAGTACTTGGAGAGTACGCGAAATTTTGCCAAAAAGACGGCAACGTAAGCCAAATTTTCTTAAATTACGAAAGTCTAAAATTTCACATCGACTATATCTTATCCGCTAGCAACTCATATATAGCGCACGAGTATCTAGAAGTTTTTAACGATCCGATTTATTTTAAGGATTTTGCGGCCGATCTTGATAAAAACGGTCTTGCCTATCTCGCCGAGGTCGGACTGGAGGACGTTTTTCAATCAAATTTAGGCATAGACGAATTTGACGCGTATATAGATACAAATTTTAGCTCGCGTATCGAAAAAGAACAAATGCTTGACTTTCTAACCAACAGAGTTTTTAGACGCAGTATGATAACGCACAAAGACCTCGTTTCAGACGACTTTAACATAAATATCGGCACGGACGAGCTTTGCAAGCTGCATATCTCGGCAGGTTTTGAAAAAACGAAAGACGGCTACGTAAATATAAACGGCGCCCCGATGAAGCCGCAGTACGACTGGCTTTATCAAGTCTTTACCGACGTTTATCCGGCAAGCGTAAATTTCGCCGACGTCGCCGCGCTTTTAAAAGACGATGAAAACGCGGTAAAATCGGCCTATTTTGGCTTTATGGAAATTTTAGCCGCAAACTGCGCAAAACTAACGACCTACGAGCGCCCAAAAATCGCTTACGAAGTAGGCAAAAGCCGCCTAAAAGAGCGAGCGCGCGGATATTTTGAGTATTTCTCCGCCGCAGACGAGCCTGTGATAAAAATCGCCGACGAACTAAACGTGCTCGCGAATTTTTCGCAGTTTGACGCCTTTATCGCGCTTAAATTTAACGGAGAAAACTCGCTCGAAAATATCGTAAAGCAAACGGCGAAATTCGCACAAGAGCGTAAACTGGAGTTTGCCGTCAAAAACGGCACGATAAAAACCGCCAGCAAAAACGAATACCAAAAAGCGGCCGAAAACTACGTAAAAGACCTTGAGCTAAAACTAAGCGACGGCGGATTTTTAGAAAATTTCTGA
- a CDS encoding SLC13 family permease: MANPNIPIDRRTNRVELIGLVLGVLLAIWVYKIFPANAGDIALAAAKGKKLHVEAMPVVAAVAALMAAWWMTEAIALPATALVPMVAFPVLGVDAFKVVAAPYASDTIYLFMGGFVLALAMQRWNLHTRIALGIVLLVGTSPRRLVAGFMVATGFLSMWVSNTATAIMMLPVGLSVLHLVGRLTTQKWTFTAIEDVANLDEISRKGVQGGFMNTVFHKGRDIAKEIKEKTSTFSSNFGISLMLGIAYAASIGSVGTIIGTPPNALLVAYMKNEFGIEIGFFEWMLVGVPLSVVMLAACWFLLTYVLFKPEIGEIPNGKKVIQDELDKLGPITTPEKLVGVIFVAAAACWISLGFILKSFDVKIASLDAIIAMSTAILLFIVPANKSGERLIDWDSAKKLPWDILILFGGGLSLSAQFSSSGLSLWIGHQVSALGALPIAAIIMAVVTLVIFLTEITSNTATAAAFLPVIAGVSAGLGYSGANVMLFTIPVAMAATFAFMLPVATPPNAIAYGSGYVKISSMIKAGIWLNIIGIFLITATVVFIASAVFGLKF; the protein is encoded by the coding sequence ATGGCAAATCCAAACATTCCTATAGACAGAAGAACAAACCGAGTCGAGCTCATCGGGCTGGTGCTAGGCGTTTTGCTAGCGATTTGGGTGTATAAAATCTTCCCCGCAAACGCAGGAGACATCGCCCTAGCTGCAGCCAAGGGCAAAAAGCTGCATGTAGAAGCTATGCCAGTCGTTGCCGCGGTAGCCGCGCTGATGGCGGCGTGGTGGATGACCGAGGCCATCGCCCTGCCCGCAACCGCCCTGGTGCCGATGGTGGCTTTTCCGGTGCTTGGCGTAGACGCGTTTAAGGTTGTCGCGGCGCCGTATGCTTCGGACACTATCTATCTTTTTATGGGCGGCTTCGTGTTAGCCCTTGCGATGCAAAGGTGGAATCTGCACACCAGAATCGCCCTTGGCATCGTGCTTTTAGTTGGTACGAGCCCTAGGCGGCTGGTGGCTGGATTTATGGTGGCGACGGGATTTTTATCCATGTGGGTGAGCAACACCGCAACCGCCATAATGATGCTACCGGTGGGTCTTAGCGTACTACATTTGGTCGGACGCCTAACGACTCAAAAATGGACGTTTACGGCGATCGAGGATGTGGCAAATTTGGATGAAATTTCACGCAAAGGCGTGCAAGGCGGCTTTATGAATACGGTATTTCACAAAGGCCGCGACATCGCAAAAGAGATAAAAGAAAAAACGAGTACTTTTAGCTCAAATTTCGGCATCTCGCTAATGCTAGGCATCGCCTACGCCGCCTCGATAGGCTCAGTAGGCACCATCATCGGCACTCCGCCAAACGCCCTTCTGGTCGCATACATGAAAAACGAATTTGGCATCGAGATCGGCTTTTTTGAGTGGATGCTAGTGGGCGTGCCGCTTAGCGTCGTTATGCTTGCGGCGTGTTGGTTTTTGCTCACTTACGTGCTCTTTAAGCCTGAAATCGGCGAGATACCAAACGGCAAAAAAGTGATCCAAGACGAGCTAGATAAACTAGGCCCCATAACTACGCCCGAAAAGCTAGTCGGAGTCATCTTCGTAGCGGCGGCTGCGTGCTGGATATCGCTGGGCTTTATCCTAAAGTCCTTTGATGTAAAAATCGCCAGCCTAGATGCGATAATCGCGATGAGTACGGCGATTTTGCTATTTATCGTGCCCGCAAACAAAAGCGGCGAGCGTCTCATCGACTGGGATAGCGCCAAAAAGCTGCCGTGGGATATCCTCATACTCTTTGGCGGCGGTTTGTCGCTATCAGCGCAGTTTAGCAGCAGCGGACTATCGCTTTGGATCGGACATCAGGTCTCTGCTCTCGGCGCGCTACCTATCGCCGCGATCATTATGGCCGTCGTAACGCTCGTCATTTTCCTCACCGAGATCACGTCAAACACTGCTACCGCAGCGGCTTTTTTACCCGTTATCGCAGGCGTTAGCGCAGGTCTTGGATACTCCGGCGCAAACGTTATGCTGTTTACGATCCCGGTCGCTATGGCAGCTACGTTTGCATTTATGCTGCCCGTCGCCACGCCGCCAAACGCCATCGCATACGGCTCTGGCTACGTAAAAATCAGCTCGATGATAAAGGCCGGAATCTGGTTAAATATCATCGGAATTTTTCTTATCACGGCAACTGTCGTCTTTATCGCTTCGGCCGTTTTTGGGCTTAAATTTTAA